CGCGCTCAGGGAGGCCAGAGCCAGGTCTTCCAGTTCGGCCAGTCCCGTGCCAAGCGGTATGGCAAAGAAAACAAAGTGCCCACCAAGTTCTCTGATGTGGCCGGTCACGAAGAAGCCAAACGCGAACTGGTCGAAGTGGTGGACTTCCTGAAGAACCCCACCAAATACCACCAGATCGGTGCAGAGATTCCCAAAGGGGTGCTTTTGGTCGGCCCTCCCGGAACCGGTAAAACCTTGCTGGCCCGTGCCGTGGCCGGAGAAGCCGATGTACCCTTCTTCACAGTCAGCGCTTCCGAGTTCATGGAAATGTTCGTGGGCGTCGGTGCCAGCCGTGTGCGGACCCTCTTTGATGAGGCCCGCAAAGGTGCACCTGCCATCATCTTCATTGACGAGATCGACTCGATTGGCCGCAAACGTGGTGCAGGCATCGGTGGGGGTCACGATGAACGTGAACAAACCCTCAACCAGATCCTCTCCGAGATGGACGGCTTCGACAAGACCTCCAGCGTGATCGTGCTGGCCGCCACCAACCGTCCGGACATTCTGGACCCTGCCCTGCTGCGTCCCGGTCGTTTTGACCGTCAGGTGACCATCGACCTCCCCAACCTCAAGGAGCGCGAGGCCATCCTGAAAGTGCACATGCGCAACAAACCCATTGCAGAAGACGTAAGTCTGGATGAGCTTTCCAGAGCCACCTCTTACTTCAGTGGTGCAGACCTGAAAAACCTCGTGAACGAGGCTGCTCTGGAAGCAGGTCGGGTCAACAAAACCCGCATCGAGATGCACGACTTCTACCGCGCTCTGGACAAGATCACCCTGGGTCTGGAAAACTCCAGCCTGACCATCACCGAAGAAGAGCGCAAAGCGATTGCTTACCACGAGGCCGGACATGCCGTGGCTGCCGCCGTGCTGCCCGGTACAGACCGCCTGCAAAAAGTCTCGATCATTCCCAGAGGTCGTGCCCTCGGGGCCGCATTCTACCTGCCTGAAGAGCGTGCCATGGTCAGCCAGCAGAAACTGGAAAACCAACTGGTCTACACCCTCGGGGGTCGTGCTGCCGAAGAAATCTTCATCGGACAGATCTCCACAGGTGCATCCAACGACTTCAAACAGGCCATGGGCGTCGCCAAACGCATGGTCCTTGAGTGGGGCATGGGCGAAAACTTCCGCAACATGGCTTTCGGTTCAGACTCTGGTCCGGTGTTCCTTGGTGAAGACATGGCCCACCGCAAAGACTTCTCCGAAAGCACCGCCCGACTGGTCGACGAGGACATCAAGAAGATTCTGGACACTGCCTACGAGCGTGCCAGAAGCGTCCTGAGCGAGTATGCGCCCGCCATGCACGAAGTGGCCAAGCTGCTGCTGGAAAGCGAACTCATCACCGGTGACACCGTGCGCGAAGTGGTCAAACGCAACGGTCAATCCACAGAAGCTTTTCCTTCCATCTAAACAAAACCCGGTCTGAAGCGAGGGGGGACTTACCCCCCTCGTTATTTTTTATAGAATACGTAAAGAACCATTGGAGGTATCAAGTCTTGAACGGAAAAGTGATCGTGGTGACCTCTGGCAAAGGTGGCGTCGGCAAGACCACCACCACCGCCAACATCGGAACAGCACTCGCCAAACTCGGTCAAAAGGTCGCCATCATTGACGTGGATGTGGGTCTCAGGAACCTCGACGTGGTGATGGGTCTGGAATCCAGAGTGGTTTTTGACCTCGTTGATGTGCTCGAAGGGGCATGCAAGGTCCGTCAGGCCCTGATCCGCGACAAACGCGTGGAAAACCTGTTTCTGCTGCCTGCAGCCCAAACCCGCGACAAGGATTCCCTGAGTCCTGAAAAAATGCAGGACCTGATCAAAATGATGCTGGAAGAAGAAGGCTTTGACCGCATCCTGATTGACTCTCCTGCAGGCATCGAAATGGGCTTCAAAACCGCCGCTGCCCCTGCAGAGGGCGCTCTGGTGGTCGTGAACCCCGAAGTCTCCTCTGTCCGTGACGCAGACCGCATCATCGGCCTTCTGGAAGCCCAGCAGGTGCCAGAAATCAAACTGGTGATCAACCGCCTGCGCCCCAAAATGGTGGCCAAAGGCAACATGCTCTCTGTCGAGGATGTGCTGGAGATTCTGGGCACCAAACCCATCGGCATCATTCCTGAAGACGAGAACATTCTGGTCTCCACCAACGTCGGTGAACCTGCCGTGCTGGGTGATTCCAAAGCCGGACAGGCTTTCCTTGACACTGCACGCCGCATCATCGGTGAAGACGTTCCCTTCATGAACCTTGAAGAGGACCGCGGCTTCATTGCCACCCTCAAGCGCATCTTCGGAGGTGGTCGGTAATGTTCTGGGGCAGAAAAAACCGCTCTAAGGAAACCCTGAAAAACCGTCTGGAACTGGTGCTGGCCTATGACCGCGCCCAGATCCCCCCTGGACGTGTGGAAGCCCTTCGCAAAGAACTTCTGGAAGTGGTGGAGCGTTACTTCCCCAAAAACAGCAGCAAAGTCCAGCCCCAGATTGATGTGGAGCAGCGCGGCGACACGGTGGTTTTGACCGCCAGCATCCCTCTGGACAATCAGTAAAGTTTTCAGTCAACAGTTTTCAGTAGACATTTCAAAGCGAGAATCCCCTTTTTGTGGGATTCTCGCTTTTGATGTACAACACTGTTGTTCTTGCTGCTGTCGCATCAAAATCTTGCTGTCAACTCTTCACTGTGAACTGTAAACTTCTTCCGTCACCCTACGGTGGCGTTCTGTGGCTCGGGCAACCCTTCGGGAATCCCATGCATGGTCTTCTGCAACGCAGAGAACAGGTCCACGCCGGTGGTGGTTTCCAGCTGCTCCATCATGCTCAGGATGCCTCTGGGCAGGTTGTGCAGCACCTTCTGAAAGCCTTCTCCGTTGCCAGAGTCAATCACATTGAGTTTGTCAATTTTGACTTCACGCACAGCGTCGGCCATTTCTTTGACCAGAGCGGGCATCATGTTGAGCACGAAGGCACGCTCTCCGGCAATTCCGGCACTTGAGAAGGCTTCCACCAGCACGCGGAAAGCTTCCGCTTTGGCTTTTCCTTCTTCGATGATGGGAGCAGCTTCGGCCTGTGCTTCCAGCAATTTGGCTTCACGCTGGGCTCTGGCCGGGGTGATCATGTCGGCTTCAAAGCGCTTCTGGTTCAGCACGATGCGCTCTTGTTCCAGTTGTTGTTCTGCAACCACTCTGGCCCGTTCCCCGGCCACGCTGGCCTCGTTTTCTTTGGCGACAGCAACCGCATTCAATTCTGCAGTGCGCACCCTGAGTTTGTTCTGCTCTTCAATGATGGCTTGCTGGGCTTGCGCTTGGGTCACCTGAGAACGCTGTTGGGCTCCGGCCTCCACCTGTGTGGCTTCGGCGTTTCTTTCGGCTTCCGCGATGCGGGCTTCTTTCAGGACCTCGGCGGTGCGTTTGCGCCCGATGGATTTCAGGTAACCGGCATCGTCTGACACGTTCTGGATCTTGAGGGTGTCCAGTTGCATGCCGATTTTGTGCATGTCATGCTCGGCCTCTTCGATGAGGGCAGCAGCAAAACGCAAGCGGTCTTCGTTGACCTCCTCTGGGGTCAATGTGGCAATGATGCCACGCAAGTTCCCTTCCAAGGTGTCTTTGGTGATTTGCATCAGTTGAGATTGGGAAGTGTTCAGAAAGCGCTCGATGGCATTGGACAGGTAAGGCTCTCTGGCATTGACTTTCACGTTGGCAACCGCATGCACGGTCAGGGGAATGCCTCCCTTGGAAAAGGCATTTTGAACCGTGAGTTCCAGAGGGATGGTGCCCAGATCCATCCAGTTGATTTGTTCCAGCACCGGGACCCTGAAGGCACGCCCTCCACGAATGACCCGGTAGCCCACACTGTCTCCATTTTCCAGAGCGGTTTTGCGCCCTGAAACCACCAATACCCGATTGGGTGGCACCACGATCAGGAAGTTCTGAATCAGGGCCACCAGCAAAAGCACCGCAAGGATCACTGCACCCAGAATCACCAGTCCAAGTCCGAAGTTGATTTCCATGTTTTTCTCCTTTACTTCACAAAGATCCAGAGGGCGAGAAGGTTGATGCCAATTCCAATGAACATGTGGGATGGTCCCATCCATTTCTGATCCATCTTTTTGGACCTCAGGATGTACATCAACAAAAGTCCCACTGTCATGGCAAACAGCAGAAGAACTTCATCGGCAGTGAACATTTTTCTCCTTTCAAAACAAAAGAGGGTTTGCATCAAAGGATTTCTTTGATGTGACTTGATCTCTGGTTTTCAGGATTTTTATGGATCTGGCCTTGACATCATTGCTCCTTGAAGTTGAATTTTGAAAACAACAAAGCGGAGACTGTTCTGATTCAGTCTCCGCCAAGCCAACATATGGAGGTTGGTCTCCGGGTTTCCCCAAGTTGAGTTTATTTTATCTGAAAAATGAGTTTTCGTAAAGCCCTGAATGAGAATGCATGAAAGTCAAACTCCATTTAAAGTTGACAGATTAGAATTTTCGGACCATCACCTCAACCTTGAGTTCGGATTTGCCTCCGGCACTGTGCACGCCGTTTAGAGGGGCCACATCTGCATAGTCCCGGCCCGAGGCCACCACAATGTGTTCTTCTTGCACCCGCACCCCGTTGGTGGGGTCCCAACCTGCCCAACCCACTCCGGGCAAATACACTTCAACCCATGCATGGGAAGCCTGCGCTCCGTGCCATTCAGCATGTTTTTCGGAATAAACATAACCCGAGATGTAACGCGCAGCAATCCCCTGTTCACGCAAAATGGCAATCATCAGGTGGGCGTAATCCTGACACACCCCTTTTTTGTGGGTGGTGAATTCCTGCAACGAGGTGAACACATCGGTGGCTCCGGGGGTGTACACGATGGCTTTGAAGATGTCGGTGTTCAGGCGGTCCAGATGGCTCAGGAGGTCTTCGGAGGGGTCCTCTGGGTTGAAACCCATGTTGGTCCTCCATGAACCTGCGGGGACATGCTGGGAGGGCAGCAAGAACTCTGAGAACTCTGGAGGCAGGGCTTCCTGATACTTTTGCAAGGTCATCAGGGCAGAGGGCAAGGCCAGAGAGAACACTTCGATGATGCCTCTGGACAGGATGGCCAGTTCTTTGTGGTGTTGCTCGACATGGAATTCGTGGGCCACATTGCCGAAGTAATCGGTGTGAAAACGCAGGTGGCCGGTGGGCCGGAGGACCAGATCGTAATCCAGCAGTTTTTGCCTGCCACTGACTGGTTGCAGGTGCAGGGTGCCGAAGCTGTCCCACGCCTCCTCTTCATAGGTGTACTGGGTGAGGTGTTCGAAGGTGTAACGGGTCACCTTCACATCTTCGGTGCTGGGGGAGGTAAAGTCCACCTGAATCATGCGTACCTCGCCATGAAGTACAGGCGACCCATGTCATCCGAGATTTTCCAGAGGGAGTTGGCCATGTCTTTCAGGGCACGGGTGTCTCCGACCATCAGGCCGTCCAGAGGCACACCGTAATCCAGCTGGGCAATCAGCCACCCGAGTTTGCGTGAGATTTCCCGTGAGTTGTGCTGGGTGATGTCTGCGAGCTCTTCCAGCAGGGTCTTTAAAGTTTGCAGGTTGAAAATCACGCTTCTGGGGAAGGTGTGGCTTTGCAGCAGGAAGGCAGCGATGCGGGCAGGTTCCAGTCTGGACTGGTACTGCTTGCGGTAGGCTTCATAGGCCGACACGCTTTTCAGGACCGCCATCCAGTGGTGGTTTTGAATCTCCACCTGATTCTGCGCCGAGGTGGGAATGTCCTGATAGTATTCCGCCAGCATCCTGAGAACGCTGTCTGCCCGTTCCAGAAGGCGTCCGGCTTGCAAGAACAGCCAGCCTTCATCTCTGGGCAGGGTGGCTTCTGCAATACCAAAAAACAGGTGGCTGGCATCTCTGGCGGTGATGCAGTAGTTGTGCAGGCCATCTTCGTTGATGAGGTCCTGCGTGGCAAACCCGAGTTTGAAGTATTCCCGGTTGATGGTTTCCCACATCTCGCTGGGAAGGCGGTCCCGGAGGCTGCGGGCATTTTCGCGGGCGGTGGTGATGCAACCCCGGATGCTGGAATGGTTGTGCGGATGGATCGCCAGCCACACCGGAACGTTGTAAGGGGTCACCTCTGGAAAGTGCTCAAAGTACTGTTCCTGAGAGGTGGTGATGCGCAGCAACGGCTCCCAGCGCACCGGAAACCACTTGGGGGCTTCAAGGGTGGAGTGGTAATTCACGTCCAGAAGACGGGCGGTGTTTTCGGCCCGTTCAATGTACCTGCCCATCCAGAACAGGTTTTCGGCAAGTCGGCTCAGCATCGGTGAAACCTCATTGTTGTTGGGCTTCCTGGGCCATTTTGATGGCTTCCAGAGCCAGATCCGGCTGGTGTTCTTCAAACTCGGGCAGGTTCACCGGGGTTTCCATGAGGTTTTGCTGATACAGGACGTCGTCGTCTTCCAGCACCCAGGTGTCTTTGGAGCCTCCCCCCTGCGAACTGTTGACCACCAGAGAACCCCTTTTCAGGGCCACTCGGGTCAGGCCTCCGGGGATCAGGGTGGTCTCCTGACCCACCAGAATGAAAGGCCTCAGGTCGATGTGGCAGGGTTCAAAATTGCCGGTGTCTTTGTAGTAACTGGGGTGCACACTCAGGGAAATGGTCGGCTGGGCAATGAAATTTCTGGGGTTGGCCCGCACTTTTTGCAGGTAATCCTGCACCTCTTGCTTGCTGGATTGAGGGCCAATCAGCATCCCATAACCGCCAGACTCCCCGACGGGCTTGAAGACCAGTTCGTGGGCATGTTCCAGCATGTACACCAGATCCTGATTTTTGGCTCCAGAGTAGGTCTGCACGTTTTCCAGAATGGGCTCTTCCGACAGGTAATAACGGATCATCTCTGGGACGTAAGGGTACACAGCCTTGTCATCTGCAATGCCTGCGCCGGGTGCGTTTGCCAGAGCCACATTCCCTGCCCGGACTGCCTGCATCAGGCCTGCGACGCCCAGAGCACTGTCTGGTCTGAACGCTGCTGGGTCCAGAAAATCATCGTCGATGCGGCGGTAAATCACATCCACCTGCTTGCGTCCGTGGGTGGTGCGCATGAACACCTTGCTCTCACTGACAAACAGGTCACGGCCTTCCACGAGTTCCACACCCATTTGCTGGGCCAGAAAAGCGTGTTCGAAATAAGCACTGTTGTAGATGCCCGGACTCAGGACCACAATGGTGGGCTCTTCAAGGTGCCTGAGAGAGAGG
Above is a window of Deinococcus misasensis DSM 22328 DNA encoding:
- the ftsH gene encoding ATP-dependent zinc metalloprotease FtsH, whose product is MIRIQPWFLVLIVLIALAVITGQNGVSRTSEVSYTTFTQLVKEQKVEAVNISGSTATVKLRAPEQVATLRNGTREAQNLSVILVADSGLPDNALIADLKAADVQITRQQPSPWWGFLMAFGPVLLLVALFYFVFMRAQGGQSQVFQFGQSRAKRYGKENKVPTKFSDVAGHEEAKRELVEVVDFLKNPTKYHQIGAEIPKGVLLVGPPGTGKTLLARAVAGEADVPFFTVSASEFMEMFVGVGASRVRTLFDEARKGAPAIIFIDEIDSIGRKRGAGIGGGHDEREQTLNQILSEMDGFDKTSSVIVLAATNRPDILDPALLRPGRFDRQVTIDLPNLKEREAILKVHMRNKPIAEDVSLDELSRATSYFSGADLKNLVNEAALEAGRVNKTRIEMHDFYRALDKITLGLENSSLTITEEERKAIAYHEAGHAVAAAVLPGTDRLQKVSIIPRGRALGAAFYLPEERAMVSQQKLENQLVYTLGGRAAEEIFIGQISTGASNDFKQAMGVAKRMVLEWGMGENFRNMAFGSDSGPVFLGEDMAHRKDFSESTARLVDEDIKKILDTAYERARSVLSEYAPAMHEVAKLLLESELITGDTVREVVKRNGQSTEAFPSI
- the minE gene encoding cell division topological specificity factor MinE, yielding MFWGRKNRSKETLKNRLELVLAYDRAQIPPGRVEALRKELLEVVERYFPKNSSKVQPQIDVEQRGDTVVLTASIPLDNQ
- a CDS encoding circularly permuted type 2 ATP-grasp protein, which codes for MTAVSFTHQAFNEVYSTPENVRGHYHVLMDQLSKLGVQEFERRAGLSDLSFRNQGITFTVYGDAQGTERTIPFDMLPRIILAQEWDTLERGLKQRVKAINMFLQDLYGPQKILKDRKIPYDLIHSSPNFRREMFGIQVPYGVYTHVVGSDLIRDEQGQYRVLEDNLRCPSGVSYVLANRTAMTRIFPRLFSQYRVRPVQHYTTALLELLRSLSLRHLEEPTIVVLSPGIYNSAYFEHAFLAQQMGVELVEGRDLFVSESKVFMRTTHGRKQVDVIYRRIDDDFLDPAAFRPDSALGVAGLMQAVRAGNVALANAPGAGIADDKAVYPYVPEMIRYYLSEEPILENVQTYSGAKNQDLVYMLEHAHELVFKPVGESGGYGMLIGPQSSKQEVQDYLQKVRANPRNFIAQPTISLSVHPSYYKDTGNFEPCHIDLRPFILVGQETTLIPGGLTRVALKRGSLVVNSSQGGGSKDTWVLEDDDVLYQQNLMETPVNLPEFEEHQPDLALEAIKMAQEAQQQ
- a CDS encoding alpha-E domain-containing protein; translated protein: MLSRLAENLFWMGRYIERAENTARLLDVNYHSTLEAPKWFPVRWEPLLRITTSQEQYFEHFPEVTPYNVPVWLAIHPHNHSSIRGCITTARENARSLRDRLPSEMWETINREYFKLGFATQDLINEDGLHNYCITARDASHLFFGIAEATLPRDEGWLFLQAGRLLERADSVLRMLAEYYQDIPTSAQNQVEIQNHHWMAVLKSVSAYEAYRKQYQSRLEPARIAAFLLQSHTFPRSVIFNLQTLKTLLEELADITQHNSREISRKLGWLIAQLDYGVPLDGLMVGDTRALKDMANSLWKISDDMGRLYFMARYA
- a CDS encoding transglutaminase family protein; the encoded protein is MIQVDFTSPSTEDVKVTRYTFEHLTQYTYEEEAWDSFGTLHLQPVSGRQKLLDYDLVLRPTGHLRFHTDYFGNVAHEFHVEQHHKELAILSRGIIEVFSLALPSALMTLQKYQEALPPEFSEFLLPSQHVPAGSWRTNMGFNPEDPSEDLLSHLDRLNTDIFKAIVYTPGATDVFTSLQEFTTHKKGVCQDYAHLMIAILREQGIAARYISGYVYSEKHAEWHGAQASHAWVEVYLPGVGWAGWDPTNGVRVQEEHIVVASGRDYADVAPLNGVHSAGGKSELKVEVMVRKF
- a CDS encoding flotillin family protein — encoded protein: MEINFGLGLVILGAVILAVLLLVALIQNFLIVVPPNRVLVVSGRKTALENGDSVGYRVIRGGRAFRVPVLEQINWMDLGTIPLELTVQNAFSKGGIPLTVHAVANVKVNAREPYLSNAIERFLNTSQSQLMQITKDTLEGNLRGIIATLTPEEVNEDRLRFAAALIEEAEHDMHKIGMQLDTLKIQNVSDDAGYLKSIGRKRTAEVLKEARIAEAERNAEATQVEAGAQQRSQVTQAQAQQAIIEEQNKLRVRTAELNAVAVAKENEASVAGERARVVAEQQLEQERIVLNQKRFEADMITPARAQREAKLLEAQAEAAPIIEEGKAKAEAFRVLVEAFSSAGIAGERAFVLNMMPALVKEMADAVREVKIDKLNVIDSGNGEGFQKVLHNLPRGILSMMEQLETTTGVDLFSALQKTMHGIPEGLPEPQNATVG
- the minD gene encoding septum site-determining protein MinD, which gives rise to MNGKVIVVTSGKGGVGKTTTTANIGTALAKLGQKVAIIDVDVGLRNLDVVMGLESRVVFDLVDVLEGACKVRQALIRDKRVENLFLLPAAQTRDKDSLSPEKMQDLIKMMLEEEGFDRILIDSPAGIEMGFKTAAAPAEGALVVVNPEVSSVRDADRIIGLLEAQQVPEIKLVINRLRPKMVAKGNMLSVEDVLEILGTKPIGIIPEDENILVSTNVGEPAVLGDSKAGQAFLDTARRIIGEDVPFMNLEEDRGFIATLKRIFGGGR